A window of Corallococcus macrosporus DSM 14697 contains these coding sequences:
- a CDS encoding response regulator transcription factor, which translates to MRLLLVEDEERMAKLLRRGLGEEGHLVDTCRTAEDALEQAGEVAYDAIILDWALPGMDGVALLRRWRERGLMTPVLMLTARGTVGERVTGLRAGADDYLVKPFAFEELLARLEALHRRSEGQAQSWSVGPIHIDTRRRTLTCGEREVTLTGREFALLGEFASRAGEVHTRSSLLAKVWGPSFDGPPNIVDVYVGYVRAKLSDVGAEGVSIQAVRGVGFRLVVEGSR; encoded by the coding sequence GTGAGGCTGTTGCTGGTGGAGGACGAGGAGCGGATGGCGAAGCTTCTCCGGCGAGGGCTCGGAGAAGAGGGCCACCTCGTGGACACCTGCCGCACGGCGGAGGACGCGCTGGAGCAGGCGGGGGAGGTGGCCTACGACGCCATCATCCTCGACTGGGCGCTGCCCGGCATGGACGGCGTGGCCCTGCTGCGCCGCTGGCGCGAGCGCGGCTTGATGACGCCGGTGCTGATGCTCACCGCGCGCGGCACGGTGGGGGAGCGGGTGACGGGACTGCGCGCGGGCGCGGACGACTACCTGGTGAAGCCCTTCGCCTTCGAGGAGCTGCTCGCGCGGCTGGAGGCGCTCCACCGCCGCTCGGAGGGCCAGGCGCAGTCCTGGAGCGTGGGGCCCATCCACATCGACACCCGGCGGCGCACGCTGACGTGTGGTGAGCGGGAGGTGACGCTGACCGGCCGTGAGTTCGCGCTGCTGGGGGAGTTCGCCTCGCGCGCGGGGGAGGTCCACACCCGCTCCAGCCTGCTGGCGAAGGTGTGGGGCCCCAGCTTCGACGGGCCGCCCAACATCGTGGACGTCTACGTGGGCTACGTGCGCGCGAAGCTGTCGGACGTGGGCGCGGAGGGCGTGTCCATCCAGGCGGTGCGTGGCGTGGGCTTCCGCCTGGTGGTCGAGGGCTCGCGATGA